One genomic segment of Pedobacter endophyticus includes these proteins:
- the tsaD gene encoding tRNA (adenosine(37)-N6)-threonylcarbamoyltransferase complex transferase subunit TsaD codes for MSVILAIESSCDDTSVAICNNGKITANVIANQTIHENYGGVIPELASRVHQQNIVPTIAQALKNANVTKQDISAVAFTQGPGLFGSLLVGVSFAKSFALALNIPLISVNHMHAHILAHFIDDPKPTFPFLCLTVSGGHTQIVLVRDYFDMEIVGETLDDAAGEAFDKTAKILQLPYPGGPLIDKHAKNGNPLAYKFAEPQIADLNFSFSGFKTSILYFLRKKEQENPNFIAENLNDICASVQHSIVQILLSKLKKAAKQFNISQIAIAGGVSANSGLRNDLQKLADELNWEVFIPAFQYCTDNAGMIAIAGYHKFLKNDFVGQDISPKARMEFR; via the coding sequence TTGTCTGTTATACTTGCTATCGAGTCCTCTTGCGATGATACTTCAGTCGCTATATGTAACAACGGCAAAATTACGGCCAATGTTATTGCAAACCAAACAATTCATGAAAATTATGGAGGTGTAATCCCTGAATTGGCATCCAGGGTACATCAACAAAATATTGTTCCAACGATTGCGCAGGCATTAAAAAATGCAAATGTTACAAAACAGGACATAAGTGCAGTTGCTTTCACACAAGGCCCCGGCCTTTTTGGCTCTTTATTGGTCGGTGTTTCATTTGCTAAATCATTTGCATTGGCCTTAAATATACCTTTAATTTCGGTCAACCACATGCATGCACACATATTGGCGCATTTTATCGACGATCCTAAGCCTACATTTCCGTTTCTATGCCTCACCGTTTCGGGCGGACATACGCAAATTGTATTGGTAAGGGATTATTTCGATATGGAAATAGTTGGCGAAACGCTTGATGATGCGGCTGGCGAAGCGTTTGACAAAACAGCAAAAATTTTACAACTTCCTTATCCCGGCGGGCCATTGATAGATAAGCATGCTAAAAACGGAAATCCGCTTGCCTATAAATTCGCCGAGCCCCAAATTGCCGATTTAAACTTTAGTTTCAGTGGTTTTAAAACATCAATTTTGTATTTTTTGAGAAAGAAAGAGCAAGAAAACCCTAACTTTATAGCTGAGAATTTGAATGATATTTGCGCCTCTGTGCAGCACAGCATCGTTCAGATTTTGTTAAGCAAACTTAAAAAAGCCGCTAAACAATTTAATATCAGCCAAATTGCAATTGCTGGTGGGGTATCTGCAAACTCAGGACTGCGGAACGACCTTCAAAAGTTGGCCGATGAACTGAATTGGGAGGTTTTCATTCCAGCTTTTCAATACTGCACCGATAATGCCGGCATGATCGCCATAGCAGGTTATCATAAATTTTTGAAAAACGATTTTGTGGGTCAGGATATTTCACCAAAGGCGAGAATGGAATTTAGATAG
- a CDS encoding translocation/assembly module TamB domain-containing protein: MLLALIIFSLQFKSVQTYLAQKTAAYLSKELKTTVSIKSLYIKPFKSIVLEDLLVLDMQKDTLLRTPQFMVDINRLSIDKRIIDINTVQINNGQFFLKDFKDKSSNLDFIINYFDSGKPTVKKKKSEPYNVNLGRVILNKFAFRYKNFTAKDTVQGRSVNFDNVDVKDLSGIFEGLDVKDHLLKTNIKNLTLKEKSGFYLKNLTAQTTIDSNAIELKNLLLETSRSRLTNYYQMKFKTYRDFNHYIDKVRMKAVFKDSHLSSRDVAFFAPELNDMKLDIDIDGQITGLVNNLRAKKLSLKAGKATYIKGDFVLKGLPKWKETFMDLKIEMAGTNKTDLDEVLGGITNSKKKLIPVIVSKFGNINFNGSFTGFQNDFIAYGEFKTKLGRLVSDVNMKIDKNEVPSYTGNIKSYDFNIGSLLDEKSLGRITSSLYVKGRGTELKDLSEKINGDVSYIDFNGYRYRNVKIDGKFDKKYFDGKLTINDKNVKLAFDGGVNLNPKLPVFNFNATISRAKLKALKLLKDSLMVDAKFSTNFSGTNLNNIEGSLMVQEIRLQNPKGVYNVDSVQLIANGTGASRNLNIKSDILDASITGEYDLNSIVSYYKAIAKTYIPSLQADIFKYKNQIFKFNLKVKKFEPLAQLISPGLALDDGATLIGNFDSRNNTATLNGYVKTLKYNGIVVNNIILDENTTPQQLQLIVTSDRVQLNDSLFIKDVNISNILRNDSLAFNVKMSNSDEANQLDLNGLVEFTKNQDTTARLSVLPSILKINDEEWRIQEKVRIVLNNGKTQISNFDLTNGIQQLTIDGLISEDPKDLIEVGFKDFNLKTLNPFTKGFGVKLSGAVNGKTNLYGILKAPRVSDDIKIDSLNFNDIYIGTLTDTSSFSNATNKVTLFTRVTTRDSETFKLTGDLDLKAKEIDLELRMNDSKLTILEPFVKQLVSNLKGNISADLTVKGNFDKPKINGTLELDKGQLMVNYLKTTYVITDEVTVENSVINLKDFKLNDLEGHEAIGNGSVDLNDINDPTLNVTLRANSFMALNTTAKDNSVYYGKAYGTGVFKFNGPTSKMKIDINAKTEKGTVFNLPLNSSETISDKDFINFVSRDSTVLVKKTTNFDGLTLTFKLSIDPNTTANIYTTLGNLSGKGNADLNLNINSLGDFEMSGDYIIETGSFDFTAQEVINKKFEIRQGGTIRWTGNPTAAQINLKAVYALRANLSDLFKAANRDASSNANQRVDTEVEMGLTGLLLQPDIKLDIDFPSQPSIKEQLQTYFSDQNNLNLQAFSLIIRRSFAPGNGGESIGNQLSSTATSTATELVFNQFNNVLSSLNLNFVDLNVRSLSEANASFKFFNDRLIVNAGIVDRNSLNDFTVIDFSKNNVGSEVEALFLIKKDGSLIGKVANKPQTQQSIFLNSGISPTANVTSFGLVYTQQFDTFKEFIQKISGSYRRNLKRKQSEAPAKTNRPINKDAIINQEKNKQRR, translated from the coding sequence TTGCTGCTAGCGCTTATTATTTTTTCATTACAGTTTAAGTCTGTTCAAACTTATCTTGCCCAAAAAACGGCAGCATATTTATCAAAAGAACTTAAAACTACTGTATCAATCAAGAGCCTTTACATCAAACCTTTCAAATCTATCGTTCTTGAAGATTTACTGGTACTCGATATGCAAAAAGACACTTTATTGCGTACACCTCAGTTTATGGTCGATATTAATCGGTTATCAATCGACAAAAGAATAATCGACATTAATACCGTTCAAATCAATAACGGGCAGTTTTTCCTAAAGGATTTCAAAGATAAGTCTTCTAATCTCGATTTCATCATCAATTACTTCGATTCTGGTAAACCTACTGTAAAGAAAAAGAAATCAGAGCCGTACAATGTAAATTTAGGTCGGGTGATATTGAATAAGTTTGCTTTTAGATACAAAAATTTCACAGCAAAAGATACGGTTCAAGGGCGGAGCGTAAATTTTGATAATGTTGATGTTAAAGATTTGAGCGGCATTTTTGAGGGGCTTGATGTGAAAGACCATTTGTTAAAAACGAACATCAAAAATCTTACCCTTAAAGAAAAAAGCGGTTTTTATTTAAAAAACCTGACCGCTCAAACCACGATTGATAGTAATGCAATCGAGCTTAAAAACCTCCTGCTCGAAACTTCGCGAAGCCGCTTAACTAACTATTATCAAATGAAGTTTAAGACTTATCGCGACTTCAACCACTATATTGATAAGGTTCGGATGAAGGCTGTGTTTAAAGATAGCCACCTGAGCTCGAGGGATGTTGCCTTTTTTGCGCCGGAGCTGAACGACATGAAGCTCGACATCGACATCGACGGACAGATAACGGGCCTGGTAAATAATTTAAGAGCCAAAAAACTTTCGTTAAAAGCTGGTAAGGCCACTTACATTAAAGGAGATTTTGTTTTAAAAGGGCTTCCGAAATGGAAAGAAACCTTTATGGACCTAAAAATTGAGATGGCGGGTACGAACAAGACGGATCTTGATGAAGTTTTGGGCGGAATTACGAACAGCAAAAAGAAATTGATTCCTGTAATTGTAAGTAAGTTCGGCAACATTAATTTTAATGGAAGTTTTACAGGTTTCCAGAACGACTTTATTGCCTACGGCGAATTTAAAACCAAGCTTGGCCGTCTGGTTTCGGATGTTAACATGAAAATTGACAAAAATGAGGTTCCATCTTATACCGGAAATATCAAGTCGTACGATTTTAATATTGGCAGCTTGTTAGATGAGAAAAGCCTGGGCAGGATTACTTCATCATTATATGTTAAAGGCAGGGGAACGGAGCTGAAAGATTTATCGGAGAAGATAAACGGCGATGTTAGCTACATTGATTTCAATGGCTACAGGTACCGAAACGTAAAAATAGACGGCAAGTTTGACAAGAAGTACTTCGATGGGAAACTTACGATAAACGACAAAAACGTTAAGCTGGCTTTTGATGGAGGCGTAAATTTAAATCCAAAACTTCCGGTATTTAATTTTAATGCAACCATTTCGAGGGCAAAGCTCAAGGCTTTAAAATTATTGAAGGATTCGTTAATGGTGGATGCCAAGTTTAGCACGAACTTTTCGGGAACGAACCTTAACAATATTGAGGGCAGTTTAATGGTTCAGGAGATCAGGTTGCAAAATCCGAAAGGCGTTTACAATGTAGATTCCGTGCAATTGATTGCTAATGGAACCGGTGCCAGCCGCAATTTGAACATCAAATCGGATATTTTGGACGCGAGTATTACCGGCGAGTATGATTTGAACTCGATTGTTTCGTATTACAAGGCCATTGCCAAAACGTATATCCCATCTTTACAGGCCGATATTTTTAAGTATAAAAACCAAATTTTTAAGTTTAACCTAAAAGTGAAGAAATTTGAGCCGCTGGCCCAATTAATATCACCGGGACTGGCCTTGGATGATGGCGCAACTTTAATCGGTAATTTTGATTCGAGAAACAATACGGCAACGCTAAACGGTTATGTAAAAACGCTGAAGTATAACGGAATTGTGGTAAATAACATCATCCTCGATGAAAATACTACGCCGCAGCAGCTTCAGTTAATTGTTACCTCCGATCGGGTACAGTTAAATGACAGTTTATTTATAAAGGATGTAAACATTTCGAATATTCTGCGCAACGATAGTTTGGCATTCAACGTGAAAATGTCTAATTCAGATGAAGCCAACCAGCTGGATTTGAATGGGCTGGTAGAATTTACAAAAAATCAAGATACTACAGCCCGGTTGAGTGTGCTTCCATCGATATTAAAAATTAATGATGAGGAATGGCGAATACAAGAAAAGGTTCGCATTGTGCTCAACAACGGCAAAACGCAGATCAGCAATTTCGACCTTACGAATGGCATCCAACAGCTTACTATTGATGGGTTGATCTCAGAAGATCCGAAAGATTTGATTGAAGTGGGCTTTAAAGATTTTAACCTAAAAACCCTTAATCCTTTTACCAAGGGCTTTGGCGTTAAACTGAGTGGTGCGGTTAATGGCAAAACGAATTTATACGGCATTTTGAAAGCACCGAGAGTGAGCGACGACATCAAGATTGATTCGCTGAACTTTAACGATATCTACATCGGAACGTTAACAGATACTTCTTCTTTTAGCAACGCCACCAATAAGGTAACCCTGTTTACAAGGGTGACCACGCGAGATTCGGAAACTTTTAAGCTAACCGGCGATTTGGATTTAAAGGCGAAGGAGATTGATCTGGAACTGAGAATGAACGACAGTAAACTGACGATTTTGGAGCCTTTCGTTAAGCAGCTTGTATCGAACCTAAAGGGCAACATATCTGCCGATTTAACGGTTAAGGGTAATTTTGATAAGCCTAAAATTAACGGTACGCTTGAGCTGGATAAAGGGCAGCTGATGGTGAATTACCTCAAAACTACTTACGTTATTACTGATGAGGTAACCGTTGAAAACAGTGTGATCAACCTCAAAGATTTTAAGCTGAACGACCTTGAAGGACACGAGGCGATAGGTAACGGAAGTGTCGATTTAAACGACATTAACGACCCAACGTTGAATGTAACCTTAAGAGCGAATAGTTTTATGGCGCTGAATACTACCGCCAAAGACAACTCTGTTTATTATGGTAAAGCTTACGGAACAGGCGTTTTTAAGTTCAACGGGCCAACCAGTAAAATGAAAATTGATATTAATGCGAAAACCGAAAAGGGAACGGTGTTCAATTTGCCATTAAATAGCTCCGAAACAATTTCTGACAAGGATTTTATCAATTTTGTAAGCAGAGATTCTACGGTATTGGTTAAAAAAACGACCAACTTTGATGGGTTGACGCTTACATTTAAACTGAGTATCGACCCAAATACCACGGCCAACATTTATACTACTTTAGGTAATTTAAGTGGAAAGGGAAATGCAGACCTGAATTTGAATATTAACAGTTTGGGTGATTTTGAAATGTCGGGCGATTACATTATTGAAACTGGTAGCTTCGATTTTACTGCCCAGGAGGTAATTAACAAAAAATTCGAGATCAGGCAGGGCGGAACTATCCGATGGACGGGAAACCCTACGGCGGCGCAAATCAACCTGAAAGCAGTTTATGCGTTAAGGGCCAATTTGAGTGACCTTTTTAAAGCGGCCAACCGCGACGCGAGTAGCAATGCAAACCAACGGGTCGACACGGAAGTAGAAATGGGACTAACCGGACTCCTGCTTCAGCCGGATATTAAACTCGATATTGATTTTCCGTCGCAGCCTTCAATCAAAGAACAGCTGCAAACGTACTTTAGCGACCAGAACAACCTGAATCTTCAGGCCTTTAGTTTAATTATCAGAAGGAGTTTTGCACCTGGAAACGGGGGCGAATCCATAGGTAACCAACTGAGCTCAACCGCAACAAGCACGGCGACTGAGCTGGTATTTAATCAGTTCAACAACGTGCTTTCGTCGCTTAACCTGAACTTTGTTGATTTGAACGTTCGGTCGTTAAGTGAGGCCAATGCTTCTTTCAAATTCTTTAACGATCGGTTAATTGTTAATGCGGGTATTGTTGACAGAAACAGTTTGAACGATTTTACGGTGATCGATTTCTCAAAAAATAATGTGGGTAGCGAGGTTGAGGCTTTGTTCCTGATTAAAAAAGACGGAAGCCTGATCGGTAAAGTGGCCAATAAACCTCAAACACAACAAAGTATTTTCTTAAACAGTGGTATAAGTCCAACCGCAAACGTGACCTCGTTTGGCCTGGTTTACACGCAGCAGTTCGACACCTTTAAAGAGTTTATTCAGAAAATATCGGGTTCTTATCGCCGTAACTTAAAGAGAAAGCAATCGGAAGCGCCAGCTAAAACGAACAGGCCGATCAATAAAGATGCGATCATCAATCAGGAAAAAAATAAGCAGAGGAGGTAG
- a CDS encoding LptF/LptG family permease — MKKIHLLLIKAFVKPFIATFFVVMFILLMFFLFKWIDDLIGKGFEWYTILELMYYASAANVSMALPLSVLLSSIMTFGTLGENYELVAIKSAGISLQKAMRPLLVVILMLTVASFLFSNYMLPKANLKFGSLLYDVRNKKLSFLIKPGVFNNAIPGYSIRVDSKDEDGMLHGIMIYDHKDNSAIPKVILAKQGKMEKTADGKFLILKLKDGVQYEEQAKNSGMYNPRQIFSRRRFKETAPQFDMSSFDPDRTDPNAFGNSTPMLDLKGIVKKRDLLTRQLDTVKTNAIASLTGNFKQFNITKGYTKYKTAPKQLNDVILKDIPNGSRKQSLENATNIVSGIMQNLPNWGPRQTELNREIIFTTIEYQRKFTLAASCILLFFIGAPLGAIIRKGGMGLPVVTAVSFFLIYHIITTVAEKSAKEGNLNPILAMWTAAIVLSPLAAFLTYKATVDSALFDINFYKQLFVKLFKRNKQIA, encoded by the coding sequence GTGAAAAAAATACATCTTCTTTTAATAAAAGCATTCGTTAAGCCATTTATTGCAACGTTTTTTGTTGTAATGTTTATCTTATTGATGTTTTTCTTGTTTAAGTGGATTGATGATTTAATAGGCAAGGGCTTCGAATGGTACACCATATTAGAACTGATGTACTATGCCTCCGCGGCAAACGTTTCTATGGCGCTGCCACTCTCCGTTTTGCTTTCCTCCATCATGACTTTTGGTACCCTCGGCGAAAACTACGAACTTGTAGCAATTAAGTCGGCTGGAATATCGCTGCAAAAAGCGATGCGACCGCTTCTCGTGGTGATTTTAATGCTTACCGTTGCTTCTTTCCTGTTCTCGAATTACATGCTTCCAAAAGCCAATCTAAAATTCGGTTCATTACTATACGACGTTAGAAATAAAAAACTCTCTTTCCTGATCAAACCGGGGGTGTTTAACAACGCAATTCCGGGCTACTCCATCCGCGTAGATAGCAAGGATGAAGACGGCATGTTGCATGGAATTATGATTTACGACCATAAAGATAATAGCGCTATCCCAAAGGTAATTCTGGCCAAGCAGGGGAAAATGGAGAAAACCGCCGATGGGAAATTCTTGATTCTTAAGCTTAAAGATGGCGTGCAATACGAAGAGCAGGCCAAAAATAGCGGAATGTACAATCCCCGGCAGATTTTTTCACGCCGACGGTTTAAGGAAACCGCCCCCCAGTTCGATATGTCTTCTTTCGATCCCGACCGGACCGACCCAAATGCGTTTGGAAACAGTACTCCAATGTTAGATTTAAAGGGCATTGTGAAAAAAAGAGATTTGTTAACACGGCAACTCGATACCGTGAAAACAAACGCTATCGCAAGCTTAACGGGTAATTTTAAGCAGTTTAATATTACTAAAGGCTACACCAAATATAAAACCGCACCCAAGCAGCTCAACGATGTGATCCTTAAAGACATTCCAAACGGATCGCGTAAACAAAGCCTGGAGAATGCAACAAATATTGTCTCGGGCATTATGCAAAACCTGCCCAACTGGGGCCCGCGACAAACGGAATTGAACAGGGAGATCATTTTTACCACCATAGAATATCAGCGTAAATTTACCTTGGCCGCATCCTGTATTTTGCTGTTTTTTATCGGTGCTCCACTGGGTGCAATTATCCGAAAAGGAGGAATGGGACTTCCCGTGGTTACGGCCGTTTCCTTTTTCTTGATTTACCACATTATTACCACCGTTGCCGAAAAATCGGCTAAAGAAGGAAATTTAAATCCGATTTTGGCTATGTGGACTGCCGCAATTGTTCTCTCGCCGTTGGCTGCCTTTCTAACTTATAAAGCAACAGTCGATTCGGCATTGTTTGATATCAATTTTTATAAGCAACTTTTTGTAAAGTTGTTTAAACGGAACAAGCAAATAGCGTAA
- a CDS encoding bifunctional 3,4-dihydroxy-2-butanone-4-phosphate synthase/GTP cyclohydrolase II translates to MQTKLNTIEEAIADIKAGKVIIVVDDENRENEGDFLTAAENATPEVINFMATYGRGLICAPLTEERCKELNLNLMVGKNTAAYETNFTVSVDLVGHGCTTGISASDRSKTMLALVNPKTNPEELGRPGHIFPLIAKDGGVIRRAGHTEAAVDLARLAGMKPAGVLVEILKEDGEMARLPDLFKIAEQHQLKIISIEDLIAYRLNIDSLIKQEVSIDLPTAWGDFKMTAYTQLDNNATHLAISKGSWNVDEPILARVHSSCVTGDIFGSCRCDCGPQLHKALEMIEKEGKGIVVYMNQEGRGIGLINKLRSYNLQDAGFDTVEANIKLGFKGDERDYGVGAQILRSEGVTKMKLMSNNPTKRAGLIGYGLEVVENIPIEIASNVHNERYLTTKRDKMGHSIMKG, encoded by the coding sequence ATGCAAACGAAATTAAATACAATAGAAGAGGCTATCGCCGACATCAAGGCCGGTAAGGTGATCATTGTTGTTGATGATGAAAACAGGGAAAATGAGGGCGATTTCCTAACCGCTGCCGAAAATGCAACCCCCGAGGTGATTAATTTCATGGCTACTTACGGCAGAGGGCTAATTTGTGCGCCCTTAACAGAAGAACGCTGCAAGGAGCTCAACCTGAATTTAATGGTTGGCAAAAACACGGCTGCCTACGAAACAAATTTTACCGTATCGGTTGATTTGGTTGGCCACGGTTGCACAACCGGAATTTCGGCAAGCGACCGTTCTAAAACGATGCTGGCGCTTGTAAACCCTAAAACCAATCCCGAAGAATTGGGCAGGCCGGGGCACATCTTCCCGTTAATAGCTAAAGATGGTGGTGTAATCCGTCGTGCAGGACATACCGAGGCCGCTGTTGATTTGGCCCGGTTGGCCGGAATGAAGCCCGCCGGTGTGTTGGTAGAGATTTTGAAAGAAGATGGTGAAATGGCCAGGCTACCAGACTTATTTAAGATTGCCGAGCAACACCAATTAAAAATTATTTCTATTGAAGACCTCATTGCCTATCGCTTAAACATTGATAGTTTAATTAAACAAGAAGTTTCTATTGATTTGCCAACCGCCTGGGGCGACTTTAAAATGACCGCCTACACGCAATTGGATAACAACGCCACACATCTGGCAATTTCTAAAGGCAGCTGGAATGTTGACGAACCCATCCTCGCACGTGTGCACAGTTCATGCGTAACAGGCGATATCTTCGGTTCGTGCCGCTGCGATTGCGGACCTCAGTTGCATAAAGCGCTAGAAATGATCGAGAAAGAGGGCAAGGGCATTGTAGTTTACATGAACCAGGAGGGGCGAGGTATCGGATTAATTAATAAGCTGCGTTCTTACAATCTGCAAGACGCAGGTTTTGACACCGTTGAAGCCAACATTAAACTGGGCTTTAAAGGCGATGAACGTGATTATGGCGTTGGTGCGCAAATTTTACGTTCAGAAGGCGTTACCAAAATGAAGCTGATGAGCAACAACCCTACAAAAAGGGCAGGCTTAATTGGTTACGGTTTAGAAGTTGTAGAAAATATTCCTATCGAAATTGCAAGCAATGTGCATAACGAACGCTACTTAACCACCAAAAGAGACAAAATGGGCCACTCCATTATGAAAGGATAA